One Phormidium ambiguum IAM M-71 DNA window includes the following coding sequences:
- a CDS encoding mechanosensitive ion channel, whose protein sequence is MNSILQSKAHLVLSVPFPPQEIVAQVTRTTNPVDDTVDVVQRTTTNIGQFLPNLLAAIVILVLGWILAVLVAWAVKKLLNRTSIDNRITAWVTGRPDGEGLPVEKWISDVVFWLIFIFVLVAFLQALKLTAVYEPLANFLDQVFRFLPKLAGAAILLAIAWLLATIVKLVVTRSLQAVRLDERLNQEVNETSNQFSVSETIGNTLYWFIFLLFLPAILSTLELEGTLQPVQRLLNDILSVLPNVFAAILIGAAGWLVAQVVRRIVTNLLAASGTDRLGTRVGINPSTTGQSLSWIIGTIVYVLILIPVAIAALNALRISAISIPAIAMLNDILSAIPRIFTAGIILVIAYALGKFLADVVTSILTSIGFNNIFNWIGLPTPKVTRSRIIVSPSETPIDSPTSGTVEEKVTASRTPSEIVGIIVLVGIMLLATVAAVEVLAFAALTAIVTGIVAIAGQILIGLVIFAIGLYLANLAFHIITSSGNQQAVILGNAARIAIITLVSAMALQQMGIAADIVNLAFGLLLGAIAVATAIAFGLGGRDVAGEQVRDWLESFKRKKNEPPRM, encoded by the coding sequence ATGAATAGCATTTTGCAAAGTAAGGCGCATTTAGTTTTGAGTGTGCCTTTCCCTCCTCAAGAAATTGTGGCACAGGTTACAAGAACAACTAATCCAGTAGATGATACGGTTGATGTTGTCCAGCGAACCACCACCAACATTGGTCAATTTTTACCTAATTTACTAGCTGCGATCGTCATCTTAGTTTTAGGTTGGATCTTAGCAGTACTAGTCGCTTGGGCGGTTAAGAAACTGCTAAATCGCACTAGTATTGATAATAGGATTACAGCGTGGGTAACAGGCAGACCCGATGGAGAAGGTTTACCTGTAGAGAAGTGGATTTCTGATGTAGTATTTTGGTTAATTTTCATCTTTGTTTTAGTTGCTTTTTTACAAGCACTTAAACTAACAGCAGTTTATGAACCGCTAGCAAATTTCCTAGATCAGGTCTTTCGCTTCTTACCAAAATTAGCAGGAGCAGCCATTCTTTTAGCTATTGCTTGGTTACTAGCAACAATAGTTAAATTGGTAGTAACGCGCTCATTACAAGCGGTGAGATTAGATGAACGTCTTAACCAAGAGGTAAATGAGACAAGTAACCAATTTTCTGTCAGTGAAACCATTGGTAATACACTTTACTGGTTCATATTTTTACTGTTTCTCCCAGCGATTTTAAGCACATTAGAATTAGAAGGAACATTACAGCCAGTACAGCGATTACTTAATGATATCCTGTCAGTATTGCCTAATGTATTTGCGGCAATTTTGATTGGGGCAGCAGGTTGGTTAGTGGCTCAAGTGGTGCGACGAATAGTCACAAATTTGTTGGCAGCTTCGGGAACAGATAGATTAGGAACTCGCGTTGGAATTAATCCTTCGACAACAGGACAATCTTTATCTTGGATTATTGGTACGATCGTCTATGTCCTGATTTTAATTCCTGTGGCGATCGCAGCCCTGAATGCTCTGAGAATTAGTGCGATTTCGATTCCCGCGATCGCTATGCTCAATGATATTCTCAGTGCAATTCCGAGAATTTTCACGGCTGGAATTATCTTAGTGATTGCTTATGCGCTCGGTAAGTTTTTAGCTGATGTTGTTACCAGTATTTTAACCAGTATTGGTTTCAACAACATTTTCAACTGGATTGGCTTACCAACTCCCAAAGTAACTCGCAGTCGCATCATTGTTTCTCCCTCAGAAACTCCCATTGATAGTCCGACATCAGGAACAGTAGAAGAAAAAGTTACTGCTTCTAGAACTCCTTCTGAAATTGTCGGAATCATTGTTTTAGTGGGGATTATGCTATTAGCTACAGTAGCCGCTGTAGAAGTTTTAGCATTTGCAGCCCTAACCGCAATTGTGACCGGAATTGTTGCTATAGCTGGACAAATTCTAATTGGTTTAGTGATATTTGCGATCGGCTTATATTTAGCAAATCTCGCTTTCCACATTATTACCAGTTCCGGGAATCAACAAGCAGTTATTCTAGGAAATGCGGCGCGAATTGCGATTATTACCTTAGTTTCCGCAATGGCTTTACAACAAATGGGCATTGCTGCGGATATTGTTAATTTAGCCTTTGGTTTATTACTTGGTGCGATCGCAGTCGCAACAGCAATAGCCTTTGGATTAGGTGGTCGTGATGTTGCTGGCGAACAAGTCCGAGATTGGTTAGAATCCTTTAAACGGAAAAAGAATGAACCACCTCGAATGTAG
- a CDS encoding SRPBCC family protein has protein sequence MASDWQTFEQSIPIKASATVVERCITDRVLMHRWLNPVLRCEPVGEWSTEIGSMSRFVIQIPLLQPTLNSKVVEREPGLIVWEFTGFFQGRDRWECQPTPDGTLLVNRFEFTVANPIVRWGFNTFAAAWTKADMEAQLRRLKLVAQEQSKGIS, from the coding sequence GTGGCATCAGATTGGCAAACTTTTGAACAATCAATCCCGATCAAAGCTAGTGCTACAGTTGTAGAACGCTGTATTACCGATCGCGTTTTAATGCACCGCTGGTTAAACCCAGTTTTACGTTGCGAGCCTGTCGGGGAATGGAGTACAGAAATTGGTAGTATGAGTCGATTTGTGATTCAAATTCCCCTTTTACAACCGACTTTAAACAGTAAAGTAGTAGAACGAGAACCAGGTTTAATTGTCTGGGAATTTACAGGTTTTTTTCAAGGACGCGATCGCTGGGAATGCCAGCCTACTCCTGATGGTACACTATTAGTTAATCGGTTTGAATTTACCGTCGCTAATCCGATCGTTCGTTGGGGATTTAATACGTTTGCTGCTGCTTGGACGAAAGCAGATATGGAAGCGCAATTACGGCGATTAAAATTAGTCGCTCAAGAACAATCTAAGGGAATTAGTTAA
- a CDS encoding SirB1 family protein — protein MNFPLARQYFYREIHQAEKNINLAKAALYIAQEEYSDLDPEEYLNALDTMAEEIEERLPSETYPLRVIQCINNYLYNDLGFTGNSDDYYDPRNSYLNQVIDRKTGIPITLSLVYLEIARRIDFPMVGIGMPGHFLIRPDFPDVGIYVDAFNQGEILFEQDCEQRLSQIYQQPVTISPSLLEPVTPRRFLSRMLMNLKMIYLNRGEWRKALASIERILLLFPGTPTEMRDRGLLYYQMGELVSACQDLESYLVQVPNAEDASFIRELVEQIRQNL, from the coding sequence ATGAACTTTCCTCTGGCGCGGCAATACTTCTACAGAGAGATTCATCAGGCTGAGAAAAACATTAATCTGGCGAAAGCAGCTTTGTATATTGCTCAGGAAGAATATTCAGACCTCGATCCAGAGGAATATCTCAATGCTTTAGATACAATGGCGGAGGAAATAGAGGAACGTTTACCTAGTGAAACTTATCCTTTACGAGTTATTCAATGTATTAATAATTATCTTTATAATGATTTAGGTTTTACTGGTAATAGTGATGATTATTACGATCCGCGCAACAGTTATTTAAATCAAGTAATTGACCGAAAAACTGGTATTCCGATTACTCTTTCTTTGGTTTATTTAGAAATTGCTCGACGCATAGATTTTCCAATGGTGGGTATTGGAATGCCAGGTCATTTTTTAATTCGCCCTGATTTTCCAGATGTGGGAATTTATGTGGATGCTTTTAATCAAGGGGAAATTTTATTTGAACAAGATTGCGAGCAAAGATTAAGTCAAATTTACCAGCAACCTGTAACAATTTCACCAAGTTTATTAGAACCTGTAACGCCGCGTCGATTTTTGTCGAGAATGTTGATGAATTTAAAGATGATTTATCTTAATCGAGGGGAATGGCGGAAGGCTTTAGCAAGTATTGAACGAATTTTATTGTTGTTTCCGGGAACTCCGACTGAAATGCGCGATCGCGGTTTGCTCTATTATCAAATGGGGGAGTTAGTATCAGCTTGCCAAGATTTGGAAAGTTATTTGGTGCAAGTTCCTAACGCCGAAGATGCCAGTTTTATTAGAGAATTAGTGGAACAAATTCGCCAAAATCTTTAA
- a CDS encoding actin-binding WH2 domain-containing protein, translating into MQDSFKTGNLFGVLIGLLRDRKSFLEEIRQGIRINHKIIALLVCSSIFFAIYGAIIGLSHSPVQALSAAIKLPILYLLTILICLPTLYIFNIFFGSGRSLAEHFLVVLTAASVISALLIGFAPVTLFFLITTKNYQFFKLLNVAIFIFTGLIGVNFLYQGMQLISDPDTEGQPIRTRLLQFWLVLYGFVGSQLGWTLRPIFGSPNTPFELFRQLQGNIYLDIVKAISEVLGFH; encoded by the coding sequence ATGCAGGATTCTTTTAAAACGGGAAATTTATTTGGGGTATTAATTGGACTTTTGCGCGATCGCAAAAGTTTTTTAGAAGAAATTCGTCAAGGTATTAGAATCAATCATAAGATTATTGCTTTGTTGGTTTGCAGTTCTATATTTTTTGCCATTTATGGAGCAATTATTGGTTTATCTCATAGTCCAGTTCAAGCATTATCTGCGGCGATTAAATTACCAATTCTTTATTTATTGACGATTTTAATTTGTTTACCAACTTTGTACATTTTTAATATTTTCTTTGGTTCTGGACGCAGTTTAGCAGAGCATTTTCTCGTTGTATTAACAGCTGCATCTGTGATTAGTGCGCTTTTAATCGGTTTTGCACCAGTAACATTGTTTTTCTTGATCACTACTAAGAATTACCAATTTTTTAAATTACTAAATGTTGCTATTTTCATCTTTACTGGCTTAATTGGTGTAAACTTCCTTTATCAAGGAATGCAGTTGATTTCTGACCCTGATACTGAAGGACAACCAATCCGTACTAGACTGTTACAGTTTTGGCTTGTACTCTATGGCTTTGTGGGTAGCCAGCTAGGATGGACTCTTAGACCTATTTTTGGTTCTCCAAACACACCTTTTGAGTTATTTCGTCAATTACAAGGTAATATCTATCTTGATATCGTCAAGGCAATTTCTGAAGTACTAGGTTTTCACTAA
- a CDS encoding tetratricopeptide repeat protein encodes MKFDLKHLSLISLSLVIALSTPVSAIASLKTTLIQAQASDSKIESAIQLYEQGLEQYKQKRLSEALQTFNQVLGMMQNLGNSKGEMLTLYQLAMIYEDLRDYPQAQTAYEKALVISRKLNDRVNEAAYLDYLGVVSRNQQKYPQAIDYHQQSLAIFRQVNIPRSEAIVLRNLGLAYLRQKGYEQALENFQAALKIEEPLNQPRSKAVNYYMIGETYGYLNRQQQAMDFYQKALSLFREIGDQEAIQQTLRKMQELQKASSPVE; translated from the coding sequence ATGAAATTTGATTTGAAACACCTAAGCTTGATTTCTTTAAGTTTAGTAATTGCTTTGAGTACCCCGGTTTCAGCGATCGCATCCCTCAAAACAACTCTTATCCAAGCCCAAGCAAGTGATTCTAAAATAGAATCAGCCATTCAATTGTATGAACAGGGATTAGAACAGTACAAACAGAAACGATTATCCGAAGCATTACAAACTTTTAACCAAGTTTTAGGAATGATGCAAAATCTTGGTAACAGCAAAGGAGAAATGTTAACTCTTTATCAGTTAGCGATGATTTACGAAGATTTGCGAGATTACCCCCAAGCACAAACCGCTTATGAAAAAGCGTTGGTAATTAGCCGGAAATTGAACGATCGCGTTAATGAAGCTGCTTACTTAGATTATTTAGGTGTTGTTTCTAGAAATCAACAAAAATATCCCCAAGCAATTGATTATCATCAACAGTCTTTGGCAATTTTCCGCCAAGTCAACATTCCTCGCAGTGAAGCAATTGTTCTCCGAAATTTAGGTCTAGCTTACCTGAGACAAAAAGGATATGAACAAGCATTAGAAAATTTTCAAGCAGCTTTAAAAATTGAAGAACCTCTGAATCAACCACGAAGTAAAGCTGTTAATTATTACATGATTGGTGAAACTTACGGTTATCTTAATCGCCAACAACAAGCAATGGATTTTTATCAAAAAGCATTGTCTTTGTTCCGGGAAATTGGGGATCAAGAGGCGATTCAACAAACTCTACGTAAAATGCAGGAATTGCAAAAAGCATCGTCTCCAGTTGAATAA